One window from the genome of Puniceicoccus vermicola encodes:
- the tatA gene encoding twin-arginine translocase TatA/TatE family subunit, whose product MLGFIQNLGAMEIFLILLIVLLLFGAKRLPELSRSMGKSLREFKKATSEVEDDFRKAMNEEPEKEKSEKPKESSPKMAVPTPRSETAPMADPVPVATGDAKPDSEDSEKKA is encoded by the coding sequence ATGTTGGGATTTATTCAAAATTTGGGAGCCATGGAGATCTTCTTGATCCTCCTGATCGTGTTATTGCTTTTTGGTGCAAAGCGCCTTCCGGAATTGTCCCGTTCCATGGGTAAGTCCTTGAGAGAGTTCAAGAAAGCGACCTCAGAGGTCGAAGATGACTTCCGCAAGGCCATGAACGAAGAGCCTGAGAAGGAGAAGTCTGAGAAGCCGAAAGAGTCGTCCCCGAAGATGGCTGTGCCGACCCCACGTTCTGAGACTGCGCCCATGGCCGATCCGGTTCCTGTCGCTACGGGGGATGCCAAGCCGGACTCTGAGGACTCGGAAAAGAAGGCCTGA
- the rsmI gene encoding 16S rRNA (cytidine(1402)-2'-O)-methyltransferase, which yields MVDSDSSATGTLYVVSTPIGNLGDLSPRAREVLSEVQIIACEDTRVTGSLLAHVGIERPKLVSYRNENETVRAQELVEDLLTGQTVAVVSDAGTPTISDPGFRLVRACQKAGIPISVVPGPCAIVAAIAASGLPSDRFYFCGFLPPKSAARRRFLEEHLDFPSTLVVYESVHRIEKFLDEIVDVLGEERILSVSRELTKKFETTATGRAADVRQSVLSRARKGEFVVLIAPKTFDL from the coding sequence ATGGTGGACTCGGATTCATCCGCGACCGGAACTCTTTACGTCGTATCCACTCCGATCGGGAATCTGGGGGATTTAAGCCCCCGGGCTCGCGAAGTCCTCAGCGAGGTCCAAATCATCGCGTGCGAAGACACCCGGGTTACCGGCAGCCTCCTCGCACACGTCGGAATCGAAAGGCCGAAACTGGTTTCTTATCGGAACGAGAATGAGACCGTTCGCGCCCAAGAGCTCGTGGAGGATCTTCTCACCGGGCAGACGGTAGCCGTCGTCTCGGATGCGGGAACGCCGACCATCAGCGATCCAGGTTTTCGCTTGGTTCGCGCCTGCCAGAAAGCGGGAATCCCGATCAGCGTCGTCCCTGGACCCTGCGCGATCGTTGCCGCCATCGCGGCGAGCGGCCTCCCCTCCGACCGCTTTTACTTCTGCGGTTTTCTCCCACCCAAATCAGCGGCCCGGCGACGCTTTCTGGAGGAGCACCTCGACTTCCCCTCGACTCTAGTTGTCTACGAGTCGGTCCACCGCATCGAAAAATTCCTCGATGAAATCGTCGACGTTCTCGGCGAAGAACGAATCCTCTCTGTTTCGCGGGAGCTGACCAAAAAGTTTGAAACGACCGCGACCGGTCGCGCAGCGGATGTTCGACAGTCCGTCCTCTCTCGTGCCCGAAAGGGCGAGTTCGTCGTTCTCATCGCCCCGAAGACCTTTGATCTATGA
- a CDS encoding type IV pilus twitching motility protein PilT, which yields MAEIDTLLEEMLQQGGSDLHLSVGAPPKIRVGGEIRELDYESFNDELMEGLLQEFIPPYRMEQFLEGRDVDIAYEIPDKARFRTNLFRNHWGPAAVLRQIPNDIRSVDDLGLPKALKPLATQKSGLVLVTGPTGSGKSTTLAAILNHINENQCKEIITLEDPVEFTHTNKKSTFIHREVTEHTKSYASGLRSAMRADPDVILIGELRDCETMRLALSCASMGMLVFATVHTNSAAKTIDRIIDAFPADEQDQIRILLSESLRGVVSQILCRAQGGGLVPAFEILGYHQSLPNSIRQNSLASIKNIIDQNRDDGMISLDASLRELLNTGMIDQDEAYMKANDKSAFARY from the coding sequence ATGGCTGAAATTGATACACTTCTCGAAGAAATGCTTCAGCAGGGAGGTTCCGACCTCCACCTTTCTGTGGGAGCTCCCCCAAAAATCCGGGTAGGCGGAGAGATCCGCGAACTGGACTATGAATCCTTCAACGACGAACTGATGGAAGGACTCCTGCAAGAGTTCATCCCCCCATACCGGATGGAGCAGTTTCTCGAAGGACGCGATGTCGACATCGCCTACGAGATCCCGGACAAAGCTCGCTTCCGCACGAATCTTTTCCGCAACCACTGGGGCCCGGCAGCCGTCCTCCGGCAGATCCCGAACGACATCCGCTCGGTCGACGACCTTGGCCTACCGAAAGCTCTCAAACCGCTCGCTACCCAGAAAAGCGGGCTCGTGCTGGTAACGGGGCCGACCGGTAGTGGGAAATCCACAACACTCGCGGCGATCCTCAATCACATCAACGAGAACCAGTGCAAAGAGATCATCACCCTCGAGGATCCAGTTGAGTTCACCCATACGAACAAGAAGAGCACCTTCATCCATCGCGAAGTCACTGAGCACACGAAAAGCTACGCTTCAGGACTCCGCAGTGCGATGCGAGCCGACCCAGACGTCATCCTCATCGGGGAGCTGCGCGATTGTGAAACCATGCGACTCGCTCTGAGCTGTGCATCGATGGGTATGCTCGTCTTCGCCACCGTCCACACCAACAGTGCGGCGAAGACCATCGACCGCATTATTGACGCTTTCCCTGCTGACGAGCAGGACCAGATCCGAATCCTCCTCTCTGAATCGCTTCGCGGGGTGGTCTCCCAAATTCTCTGTCGCGCCCAAGGTGGCGGCTTGGTACCAGCCTTTGAAATCCTCGGCTACCACCAATCCCTACCGAACTCGATCCGCCAGAATTCCCTCGCCTCGATCAAGAATATCATCGATCAGAATCGCGACGATGGAATGATCTCCCTCGACGCCTCCCTGCGGGAACTTCTCAACACCGGAATGATCGATCAGGACGAGGCCTACATGAAGGCCAACGACAAAAGCGCCTTTGCGCGCTATTGA
- a CDS encoding type IV pilus twitching motility protein PilT, whose product MRKDLHWFFHQCSEENILSPEQIHGALRSIYAKIDLEDLGTMLTDSGWIEDQSFIKKAIKEARKHSARGDEAPPLPVLDSAEFHGVLPDFAEWAKMDDEDLKTAMRGWIESCVSEGVSDLHVTSNARPRIRFHRQIQYLSEETLDPEIAERMNLILLADEKRKLFDENWEVDYALPLKEMEGGSQLRLRVNLMRHEYGISAVYHMPRAESASLEELGFPNAEKIRELLSYHNGMILIAGPVGCGKTTTLSCLVNELNETRQEHIITIEDPIEIIQQSKKSIVTQRQVGKHTRSFDEALASSLREDPDIIVVGEMRDLETIEMAVTAAETGHLVIGTLHTRDSATTLNRLIDVFPPIQQRQIRTMVADSLRGVICQRLIPSTDGGLVLASELMVNTSATANIMREGKEAGLDSAMQTGRKHGMRTMDESIVELFETGQISWETALSNIKDPNLLGQS is encoded by the coding sequence ATGAGGAAAGATCTCCATTGGTTTTTTCACCAATGCTCGGAAGAGAATATTCTGAGCCCCGAACAAATTCACGGCGCCCTTCGCAGCATCTACGCGAAAATCGATCTCGAAGATCTGGGCACAATGCTTACCGATTCCGGCTGGATCGAAGATCAGAGCTTCATCAAGAAAGCCATCAAAGAGGCCCGGAAGCACTCCGCCCGGGGCGATGAAGCACCTCCTCTTCCCGTACTCGACTCCGCCGAATTCCACGGCGTTCTGCCAGACTTCGCCGAGTGGGCCAAGATGGATGACGAGGATCTGAAAACCGCAATGCGGGGCTGGATCGAATCCTGTGTTTCCGAAGGGGTCAGCGACCTCCATGTGACTTCCAACGCCCGGCCACGGATACGCTTTCATCGGCAAATCCAGTATCTCTCCGAAGAGACCTTGGATCCCGAGATCGCCGAACGGATGAATCTCATCCTCCTCGCCGACGAAAAGCGCAAGCTGTTTGATGAAAACTGGGAGGTGGACTACGCCCTCCCCCTCAAGGAAATGGAAGGGGGGAGCCAGCTGCGTCTCCGCGTGAACCTAATGCGGCACGAATACGGGATTTCCGCGGTCTACCACATGCCGCGCGCGGAATCAGCCTCCCTCGAAGAACTGGGATTCCCCAACGCCGAAAAGATTCGCGAACTCCTCTCCTATCACAATGGGATGATCCTCATCGCCGGTCCAGTCGGGTGCGGGAAAACGACCACCCTCTCCTGCTTGGTCAACGAGCTGAACGAGACCCGTCAGGAACACATAATCACCATTGAAGATCCGATCGAGATCATCCAGCAGTCGAAGAAATCGATCGTCACCCAACGTCAAGTTGGGAAGCACACCCGCTCCTTCGACGAGGCCTTGGCATCCTCCCTCCGTGAAGACCCCGACATCATCGTTGTCGGAGAAATGCGCGACTTGGAAACCATCGAGATGGCGGTGACCGCTGCTGAAACCGGCCACTTGGTCATCGGAACCCTACACACCCGGGATTCCGCCACGACCCTAAACCGCCTCATCGACGTCTTCCCCCCGATTCAGCAACGACAGATCCGGACCATGGTTGCCGACTCCCTGCGAGGCGTCATCTGTCAGCGACTGATTCCATCCACGGACGGAGGCCTCGTCCTCGCCAGCGAGTTGATGGTCAACACCTCCGCAACGGCCAACATCATGCGCGAGGGCAAGGAAGCCGGACTCGACAGTGCGATGCAGACCGGACGCAAACACGGAATGCGAACGATGGACGAATCCATCGTCGAACTTTTCGAAACCGGGCAGATCAGTTGGGAGACCGCTCTCAGCAACATCAAAGACCCTAACCTTCTCGGACAATCTTAA
- a CDS encoding glucose-6-phosphate isomerase yields the protein MDWNRLNQYFLRLPELNFSLDVSRVPFSDEFLSEHESQIQKAFDDMEALEAGAIANPDENRQVGHYWLRNAELAPDAETAESIRETLKAIHEFSHKVHDGSISGQGGKFENLLVIGIGGSALGPQFVAAALGNPTGDALVPHFFDNTDPAGMDLTLSTLAGKLDRTLAVVISKSGGTPETRNGMLEAEHAWKNAGLDFAKHAVAVTGEGSKLDKHAESAGWLARFPMWDWVGGRTSETGPVGLLPAALQGIDIDGILSGAAAMDEATRVRETLRNPAALLALMWLHETGGKGEKDMVVLPYKDRLSLFSKYLQQLVMESLGKEKDLEGNVVHQGIAVYGNKGSTDQHAYVQQLRDGVPNFFAVFIQVLQARAGSDSIEVDEKVTSGDFLHGFYLGTREALSDNGRASISMTIDDVTPSYVGMLIALFERAVGFYASLVGINAYHQPGVEAGKKAAASVLDVQRKVADRLADQTGTWKSVADLADELGLAGKEEWIYKILEQLSVNRPDIEQDSAPSSPAESSFRHS from the coding sequence ATGGACTGGAACCGCCTAAACCAATACTTCCTCCGCCTTCCTGAGCTGAACTTCTCCCTCGATGTCAGCCGCGTTCCCTTTTCGGACGAATTTCTGTCCGAGCACGAAAGCCAGATTCAGAAGGCCTTCGACGACATGGAAGCCCTGGAGGCAGGTGCAATTGCCAACCCGGACGAAAACCGCCAAGTCGGCCACTACTGGTTGCGCAACGCGGAACTCGCTCCCGACGCCGAGACGGCTGAGTCCATCCGCGAGACCCTGAAAGCGATTCACGAGTTCAGCCACAAAGTTCACGACGGCTCGATCTCCGGTCAGGGTGGAAAATTTGAAAACCTTCTCGTCATCGGCATCGGAGGGTCGGCCCTCGGCCCGCAATTTGTCGCGGCCGCTCTCGGCAACCCGACCGGCGACGCACTCGTCCCCCATTTCTTCGACAACACGGATCCGGCCGGAATGGATCTCACCCTTTCGACTCTCGCAGGGAAGCTCGACAGGACGCTGGCCGTAGTCATTTCCAAATCGGGCGGAACTCCCGAAACCCGCAATGGGATGCTCGAGGCCGAGCACGCCTGGAAGAACGCCGGACTCGACTTCGCCAAACACGCTGTCGCCGTCACCGGAGAAGGAAGCAAGCTCGACAAACACGCGGAATCGGCGGGTTGGCTCGCACGCTTCCCAATGTGGGACTGGGTCGGCGGACGGACCAGCGAAACCGGCCCCGTCGGTCTCCTCCCCGCCGCCCTCCAAGGCATCGACATCGACGGCATCCTCTCTGGGGCCGCCGCCATGGACGAAGCAACTCGCGTGCGTGAAACCCTTCGCAACCCGGCCGCCCTCCTCGCCCTCATGTGGCTCCACGAAACCGGGGGCAAAGGTGAGAAGGACATGGTCGTCCTTCCCTACAAGGATCGCCTCAGCCTCTTCTCCAAGTACCTACAGCAACTCGTCATGGAGTCGCTCGGCAAGGAAAAGGACCTGGAAGGCAATGTCGTCCACCAGGGAATTGCCGTCTACGGGAACAAGGGTTCCACCGACCAGCACGCCTACGTCCAGCAACTGCGCGACGGGGTGCCCAATTTCTTCGCCGTCTTCATTCAGGTCCTCCAGGCTCGCGCCGGATCTGACTCGATCGAGGTCGATGAAAAGGTCACCAGCGGTGACTTCCTCCACGGCTTCTATCTCGGCACCCGTGAGGCTCTCTCGGACAACGGTCGCGCCTCCATCTCCATGACCATCGACGACGTCACCCCTTCCTACGTCGGCATGCTCATCGCCCTCTTTGAACGCGCTGTCGGATTCTACGCCTCACTCGTCGGAATCAACGCCTACCACCAACCGGGCGTCGAGGCCGGCAAGAAAGCCGCCGCCTCCGTTCTCGACGTTCAACGGAAGGTCGCTGACCGCCTCGCCGATCAAACCGGCACTTGGAAATCCGTCGCAGACCTCGCCGACGAGCTCGGTCTCGCCGGCAAGGAAGAATGGATCTACAAGATTCTCGAGCAACTCTCCGTCAATCGTCCGGACATTGAGCAAGATTCTGCTCCGTCATCGCCCGCGGAAAGCAGTTTCCGACATTCCTGA
- a CDS encoding YkoF family thiamine/hydroxymethylpyrimidine-binding protein — MQATVEISLYPLTDDYESVVLAFLDDLEQEESITFSTNGMSTQIFGEAADIFAAVGRQFEKVQETGKAILVLKAGPGKLRYEGRHSRKL, encoded by the coding sequence ATGCAGGCAACCGTCGAAATCTCCCTATATCCGCTCACCGACGATTACGAATCTGTGGTTCTGGCCTTCCTCGATGATCTCGAGCAGGAAGAATCGATCACCTTCTCCACGAACGGAATGAGCACCCAGATTTTCGGAGAGGCAGCAGATATCTTCGCCGCCGTCGGTCGCCAGTTTGAGAAAGTTCAAGAAACCGGCAAAGCCATTCTTGTTCTGAAAGCGGGCCCCGGCAAACTTCGCTACGAAGGACGCCACAGCCGCAAACTTTAA